From the genome of Phoenix dactylifera cultivar Barhee BC4 unplaced genomic scaffold, palm_55x_up_171113_PBpolish2nd_filt_p 001035F, whole genome shotgun sequence, one region includes:
- the LOC120107827 gene encoding outer envelope pore protein 24B, chloroplastic-like, whose amino-acid sequence MKATVKGRYKVDRSSTSTTFAVNTGDLKLKASMTDASFVHSPSLNGLALSVEKLGSFIIDYNVPKKDVRFQFMNSVRAFDKTVNLTYTHASVDNHVNLDGSMSFDLANKVSVNHALGSGNWQFTHLKRKIKLAIENKVAKEYLEGGQWCSKNETLALGDSSQLAVEVKGGSANAFRIKA is encoded by the exons ATGAAGGCTACAGTGAAGGGGAGATACAAGGTGGACAGGAGCTCCACCAGCACCACCTTCGCTGTCAACACCGGCGACCTCAAGCTCAAGGCCTCCATGACTGATGCCAGTTTCGTCCACAGCCCCTCCCTCAACGGCCTCGCTCTCTCTGTGGAGAAGCTTGGCTCCTTCATCATCGACTACAACGTCCCCAAGAAGGATGTTAGGTTTCAGTTCATGAACTCAGTGAGGGCTTTCGACAAGACGGTGAATTTGACATACACTCATGCCTCTGTGGACAACCATGTGAACCTCGATGGCTCGATGTCATTCGATCTGGCGAACAAGGTGTCGGTCAACCATGCTCTGGGATCGGGGAATTG GCAGTTCACCCaccttaaaagaaaaataaaactagCGATTGAGAACAAAGTTGCCAAAGAATACCTGGAGGGCGGGCAGTGGTGCAGTAAGAATGAAACACTAGCACTCGGAGACAGTAGCCAGCTTGCAGTGGAGGTGAAGGGAGGGTCCGCAAATGCCTTCAGGATCAAGGCCTAg
- the LOC120107832 gene encoding UDP-glycosyltransferase 89B2-like, producing the protein MAIAESVGLHVLVIPYPAQGHMLSLLDLAHLLSSRARLAVTVAVTTKNRPLLDPLLSRSPDVVPLVLPFPDYPALPPGLENSKDLRPAFFRHLIHALAGLREPLLRWARSTPHPPIAIISDMFLGWTTDLAAELGVPRLVFSPSGALAVAITNVLWRRMPQRSNLDDHDCPISFPEIPGSPVFPWRHLSMLYRTYKQGDPISEFIKEGLLSNNTSWGFVFNTFSDLEMVYLDRLRKDLGNPRVWAVGPLAQPDGPAERGGVSSAVAGEIMEWLDGCPEDSVVLVCFGSQKVLAPPQAAGLERSGARFVWCARGATAVPVGFEGRVAGRGLVVREWAPQVAILGHPAVAAFLTHCGWNSVLEAVAAGVAVLTWPMGADQFANAKLVVEEAGVGVALCDGGDAVPDPDEVARVVAESLGQSGKELSNRAKELSRKALAAVKKGGNSFKELDEMVAELSKLRVK; encoded by the coding sequence ATGGCGATCGCAGAGTCCGTTGGGTTACATGTTCTGGTCATCCCGTACCCGGCCCAAGGCCACATGCTCTCCCTCCTCGACCTTGCTCACCTCCTCTCCTCCCGCGCCCGCCTCGCCGTCACCGTCGCCGTCACCACCAAGAACCGCCCCCTCCTCGACCCCCTCCTCTCCCGTTCCCCGGACGTTGTCCCCCTGGTCCTCCCCTTTCCCGATTACCCCGCCCTCCCCCCGGGTCTCGAGAACTCCAAGGACCTCCGTCCCGCCTTCTTCCGTCACCTCATCCACGCCCTCGCCGGCCTCCGCGAACCCCTCCTCCGCTGGGCCCGATCCACTCCTCACCCACCCATCGCCATCATCTCCGACATGTTCCTTGGCTGGACCACCGACCTCGCCGCCGAGTTGGGCGTCCCCCGCCTCGTCTTCTCGCCCTCTGGGGCCCTCGCCGTCGCCATTACCAACGTCCTCTGGCGCCGGATGCCCCAAAGATCCAATCTTGACGACCACGATTGCCCCATCTCCTTTCCGGAAATCCCCGGTTCCCCTGTTTTCCCCTGGCGCCATCTCTCCATGCTCTACCGGACCTACAAACAAGGGGACCCGATCTCGGAGTTCATAAAGGAGGGACTTTTGTCCAACAACACGAGCTGGGGATTCGTCTTCAACACCTTCTCCGACCTGGAGATGGTCTATCTGGACCGCCTCCGGAAAGATCTGGGGAACCCGCGGGTCTGGGCGGTGGGGCCCCTCGCGCAGCCTGACGGCCCCGCTGAGCGCGGTGGGGTGAGCTCCGCCGTCGCCGGCGAGATCATGGAATGGCTGGACGGGTGCCCGGAGGATTCCGTGGTGCTGGTGTGCTTCGGGAGCCAGAAAGTCCTGGCGCCGCCGCAGGCGGCGGGGCTGGAGCGGAGCGGGGCGAGGTTCGTCTGGTGCGCGAGGGGGGCGACGGCGGTGCCGGTGGGGTTCGAGGGGCGTGTGGCGGGGCGGGGGCTGGTGGTGCGGGAATGGGCCCCACAGGTGGCGATCCTGGGGCACCCGGCGGTGGCGGCGTTTTTGACTCACTGCGGGTGGAACTCGGTGCTGGAAGCGGTGGCGGCCGGGGTGGCGGTGCTGACGTGGCCGATGGGGGCGGACCAGTTCGCGAACGCAAAGCTGGTGGTGGAGGAGGCCGGCGTCGGAGTGGCGCTATGCGACGGCGGGGACGCGGTGCCGGACCCGGACGAGGTAGCCCGAGTCGTGGCGGAATCGCTGGGCCAGTCGGGGAAGGAGTTGAGCAACCGAGCGAAAGAGCTGAGTCGGAAAGCTTTGGCGGCGGTAAAAAAGGGGGGAAACTCGTTCAAGGAACTGGACGAGATGGTGGCCGAGCTTTCTAAGCTTCGGGTGAAATGA